One region of Anoplopoma fimbria isolate UVic2021 breed Golden Eagle Sablefish chromosome 10, Afim_UVic_2022, whole genome shotgun sequence genomic DNA includes:
- the azin1b gene encoding antizyme inhibitor 1b, with protein sequence MKGLADKPSYIIELLEGGVTLEDVIDGHICEQALVEKSAFVVGDLGALMRQHVCWQSAVPRLQPYYPVKCNSSPAVIEVLASLGLGFICANKTEVSLVLEHGVPPENIILSGVCKQLAHIKHAAKNNIQHLVCENEAELSKISRLHPSAKLLLQLTTEAHAAETSMAFGFSLKSCRHLLEAAKELGVEVVGVTFHIPSSCQDLQQAYTHALSDARCVFDMGADLGFNMNILDIGGGFTGSEFQLKQVESAVRPLLEAYFPPLSGVQVLAQPGSFYVASAFSLAVNVIGKKVVNRHWDSLTQGVNTEDTEFLYYMNEGVYGPFSRKLLGNSIAAPSVHKHALCAEEGVFPSSLWGPSLDQLDQVVERCLLPELSVGDWLCFSNMGVCGLEEFSCLSSSPQLPVYYTVSTCDWYEMQGAGVALDSAMKNFSMVRYSV encoded by the exons ATGAAAGGACTTGCTGACAAACCCAGCTACATCATTGAACTCCTGGAGGGAGGAGTGACCCTTGAAGATGTCATTGACGGACACATTTGCGAGCAGGCTCTG GTGGAGAAGAGTGCGTTTGTGGTGGGAGACCTCGGTGCCCTGATGCGGCAGCATGTCTGCTGGCAGAGTGCAGTGCCACGGCTACAGCCCTACTACCCAGTCAAGTGCAACAGCAGCCCTGCAGTCATCGAGGTGCTAGCCTCCTTGGGCCTAGGCTTCATTTGTGCAAACAAG ACTGAAGTAAGCCTGGTGCTGGAGCACGGCGTGCCAccagaaaacataattttgtcAGGCGTTTGCAAGCAGCTGGCACACATCAAGCACGCAGCCAAGAACAACATCCAACATcttgtgtgtgaaaatgagGCAGAGTTGTCCAAGATTTCACGCCTGCACCCTAGTGCGAA ATTGCTGCTGCAGTTGACCACCGAGGCCCACGCAGCTGAGACCAGCATGGCCTTCGGCTTTTCTCTGAAGAGCTGCCGGCACCTGCTGGAAGCAGCCAAGGAGCTTGGAGTCGAGGTGGTAGGGGTGACCTTCCACATCCCCAGCTCCTGCCAAGACCTGCAACAGGCCTACACCCATGCACTATCAGATGCCCGCTGTGTGTTTGACATGGGG GCTGATCTGGGCTTTAACATGAACATCCTGGACATTGGTGGTGGATTTACTGGCTCAGAGTTTCAGCTCAAACAA gttgaGTCTGCAGTCAGACCGCTGCTGGAAGCTTACTTCCCCCCACTGTCCGGTGTGCAAGTGTTGGCCCAGCCAGGCAGCTTCTATGTGGCTTCGGCTTTCAGCCTGGCTGTCAATGTGATCGGCAAAAAGGTGGTGAACCGTCACTGGGACAGCCTCACTCAAG GTGTGAACACTGAAGATACAGAGTTCCTGTACTACATGAATGAGGGTGTTTATGGTCCATTCAGCCGCAAGCTGCTGGGAAACTCCATCGCTGCCCCGTCAGTGCACAAG cATGCGCTGTGTGCTGAGGAGGGAGTGTTTCCCAGCAGCCTGTGGGGCCCGTCACTGGACCAGCTGGACCAGGTGGTGGAGCGCTGCCTGCTGCCTGAGCTCAGTGTGGGAGACTGGCTTTGCTTCTCCAATATGGGAGTGTGTGGCCTGGAGGAGTTTAGCTGCCTCTCTAGCTCCCCCCAGCTGCCCGTCTACTACACTGTCTCCACTTGTGACTG GTACGAAATGCAGGGGGCTGGTGTGGCACTGGACAGTGCCATGAAGAATTTCTCCATGGTCCGGTACAGTGTGTAA